From the genome of Arthrobacter sp. ERGS1:01:
GGTGCCAGCACAGACTTATCTATCTTACCGTAAGTACGACGGCGGCACAGCCCTTTCCGGGTAACCCTCGCCACAGGCGCCAATCACCATCGAGGGGCGGCGACGGGGTCAGATGACCACGTTCAGCGCAGCCCGGTACCCGTCCGCTGGCGAACCCGAGGTGGACGCCAACTGGTGGATGCCGCCGTCGTCGCCAAACACCATGTCCGAGGCGAGGGTTGTGTTGGGGAAGTTTTGCTTGCTGGATTCATAGCCGGCCGTGGCATAGACGGCGTTGCAGGAGGCCTCCGTCATGGCGATTTGGGAGGTGCGCAGGATTTGCCCGGCCTTGGTGGCATTGCTCATGGACTCAAACACCTCAAAGTGGATGTGCGGCCAGCGGCCGTTGTAGGCGCCGGGGAAAATGGTGGTGAATTCAAGCTGCCCGTTGGCGTCCGTCTCCTGCACGCCGCGCAGGAAGTTCTCGTTTTCCAGGCCTTGGTCGTAGAGCGAGTACTTGCCATCCCGGGTGGCATGCCACAGGTAGACGGCCGCGCCGGCAAGGGGTTTGCAGCCGTTGGCGTTGTCCATCACGGTCAGCGTGACTTTCAGCGGAACGCCCGGCGCTTTCGTCGCCGATCCGCCAAAGCTGGCGGTGATGTCCGACCGCACCACTCCGGAGGCGGTGAGTACGTCCGGGCCGTTGGAACCGTCCGCCGGGTACGGGCCGCCGGTTTCCTCCGGCGTATCCGGGGTGTTGGCCGTGCATTCGGTGAGCGCACGGGTCACCTGCGCGGTGGCCGACGCGGTAGCGGACGTACCGCCGCCGGACGGGGCGCAGGCGGCAAGCCCGGCGACCGCCCCGGCACCGAACACAAGTCCCAGGGCACGGCGCCGGCTCAGCAATGTGGCCAGGTCGAATTCCAGGCCGCGGTCATGATCGGGATGGGGTGAGTTTGTCATGCTGACAATTTCAGCAATGCCTCATAAGTGCCGGCTGTGAACCGACTGTGCGGGTTTTAGGCATCGGCGGGCCCGTTAGTGCCGGTTCAGGTCGGCCAATGCCGTCACGATGCGTTCGGGTTGTTCGGCGATCCGGTTGAGCACGTACAGCCACCATTCGCCGCCAAAGATGACGTACTCGCGGGTGCGGTAGCCGTCGCGCTGCAGCGCGTCCAGCAAATCGGTGCCCAGGCCGAGTAGCATCTCGAATTCGACCGTCGGGGACTTCAGCGCATCACCCAACTCGGCGATGAGCGTGTCCACGAGCTCGTCGTCGTGCGTGGCAAGGTTCAGAGCATGCCCGGCGCCCACAACGCGGGCGGCCAGCCGGCGGTACGCGGCGGCCAATTCGGCGCTGCCCCGGGCGTGGGCCACCGACTCCGGCTCCAGGAAGGCGCCCTTGACCAGGCGGATGGTGCCGGGGTGGCGCAAAACGCGTTCCAGGTCAGCGGGCGTGCGGTGCAGCCGGGCCTGGAGGGTGATCCCAACGCGGGGAGTCTCGGCGGCGAGTCGGTCATAGGCGTCCAGGACCGCGTCGGTCCGGTCCGAGCCCTCCGCGGAAATCATCAGCTGCGTGCCCCGTGGCTCGGTGGCCGCAGCGAGCATGCGCACGTGCTCGATGGCCAGTTCGGGGTCCACGAGCAGGCCCAGGTGCGAAAGGTCGAAGGAGATGGTGCTGGGCAGCCCCGCCGCACCGATGGCCGCGGCAAGGTCCAGGAAAACCCCGGCCTCGGAGCGTGCCAGCCCGGCCGTGCGGATGCTCTCCCCCGCGTATTCAATGCTTGCCTGATGTCCGCGGGCGACGGCGGCACCCGCCACCGCGATGGCCTCGCCCACGGTTTCCCCCGCCGAATAGCGCCGTGCCACCTTCGACGCGGCGGCAGCCAGTTCGGGGGTGGACATGACATGCCGTTTGAGGTCTTCGTCCAGGGCCCACGCCCGGAGGGTGTCGGCGGCATGCTCACGTTCGGTCACAGGTGTCATCCAACCACCCTATAGGGGCCCACACCCCGGCGGCATGGCGTCCCGAACCGTGAACACGCGCCGGTTTGCCCGCCCGGGCGTGGCATGATCACTTCCATGGAATCCACACTCTCGCGGCGGGCACGGCACCGGCGGTTCCGCCTTCTTGGCATGGTTGTCGGCGGCGTTGCCGCTGCCGTTCTCACGGGCCTGCTGGGCGCATGGATCTACGCCCCGGCCGTCGGGTGGGGTGTGGCGGCCCTGGTCTACAACGTGTGGGTCTGGTTCACGATTGCCCCCATGGACAACGTCCGCACGGCCGCGCACGCCCAGGCCGAGGACCCGGGCCGGCGAACGTCGGACCTGCTGATCCTCCTGGCGGCGTTGGGCTCGCTGGGCGCCGTGGTGCTTGTCATGGTCGGCAGCTCGCACGTGGCCGGAACGGGCCGTTTCCTGTTGGCGCTGCTGGCGCTGGGCTGCACCGCGATGTCCTGGCTGCTGGTGCACACCCTGTTCACGCTGCGCTATGCCGAGCTTTTCTACGCCCGCGAGGAACCCGACGGCATCGGCTTCAACCAGGCGGCCCTGCCCCAGTACACCGACGTCGCCTATATGGCCTTCAGCGTGGGCATGACCTACCAGGTGTCGGACACGAACATCACCACGAGGGAGATGCGTTCGGCGGTGCTGCGCCACAGCCTGCTTGCCTTTGTGTTTGGCACGGGGATCCTGGCCACCACCATCAACCTGGTGGTCAGCCTCGCCCAGTAACGCCGCACATTGGCGCCGCCCGGGAGCACCGCCGAAGGGAGCTACACGCTGGTGCGGAAGAACGTTTCCGTGATGCGTGAGAGGTGGAACGGATCGTCCACCCCGCACAGTTCCCGGGCCGAGTGCATGGACAGCAGCGGCGTGCCCACGTCCACGGTGCGGATGCCCAGGCGGGTTGCCGTGAGCGGGCCGATCGTGGAGCCGCACGGGACATCGTTGTTGGAGACGAATTCCTGGTACGGAGCGCCGGCGGCGGTGCACAGCCGTGCCCAGATTGCGGCCCCCGTGGCGTCGGTGGCGTAGCGCTGGTTGGCGTTGATCTTCAGCAGCGGGCCGCCGCCCAGCACGGGCAGGTTCGCGGGGTCGTGCCGTTCCGAATAGTTCGGGTGGACGGCGTGGCCGGCGTCGGCGGAAACGCAGAAGGAGTTGGCGAAGGCCCGACGGCGCTCGCTCACCGAGGCGCCCAGCCCGTCGGAGACCCGGGTCAGGATGTCTTCGAGGATGGGTCCGCACGCGCCGGAGCGGGAGCCGGAGCCGATCTCCTCGTGGTCAAAGGCGGCCAGGACGGCGATGACGGGGCTGTCCTGGGCGGTGGAGGCGTTGATGAGCGCAGCCAGGCCCGCGTGCACCGACGTCAGGTTGTCCATGCGGCCGGCGGCGAAGAACTCGTTCCTGGCGCCGAACACCTGGCCCGGCTGGGTGTCGGCCACCACGATGTCGAAGCCGCCGATCGTGGCCGCGTCCACCCCGGCGCGCTCGGCGAGCAGGCCCAGCAGGTCCTCCTCCACCGGGTTCCCCTGGCCCCAGATCGGGTTCATGTGCTGCTGCTTGTCCAGTTTCAGGCCGTCGTTGGCGGCCCGGTCCAGGTGGATGGCCAGCTGCGGGAAGCGCAGCAGGGGGCCGGTGGCGACGAGGCTTTCGGTGCCGTCCAGGTCCACCAGGCGGCCGGCAAACTGCAGTTCCCGGTCCAGCCAGGAGTTCAGCAGCGGCCCGCCGTAGACCTCCACCCCGGCCTGCAGCCAGCCGAAACGGCCGGTGGTCGGCTTGGGCTTGAGCTTGAACGACGGCGAATCCGTGTGTGCGCCCAGGATGTTGAACCCCGTCGTGACAGTTGCGTTCTCCGGGGTCACCCAGGCGATGATGGCGCCGTCGCGGATCACGAAGTGCTTGCCGTGCGCCGGCCACTGCGCCGATTCGGCCAGCTGGGTGAAGCCGGCGTCGCTCAGCCTGCGGCCTGCCTCGTGGGCGGCGTGGAAGCTCGACGGTGAGGCGGCAATGAAGTCTCGAAGGTCCAGGATGTGCTCAACAGAAGTCATGCTTCGATTCAATCACGGACCCCGCCCCCGTCTGTGTCGCGGAAGTTGCACAAAATTGCCGATTTCCGTGCAGCTTCCGCGACACAGACGGACAGGGCGGGCGGTTGTGGATAACTTCTGCGGGCTGCCGTAAAAATTGCCATGATGAGGAGATGGGTGCAACCCAACGTTTTCCACGGAACCTCGCCAACGGGCCATTCACGCTCGCCGATGCCCGGGCCGCCGGTGCCAGCGACGGCAGCTTGCGCCATCGCGACGTCATCCGGCTCAGCCGCGGCATCAAGTCCCTCCCCAACGATGCCGAACTGCCGCTGGCGCTTCTAACTCGCCCGTTCACCCTGGTCACCGGGTACTCGGCCGCCTCCCACGCCACCGCCTTCGCCATCTGGGATCTCCCGGGCTTCCTGCCCGGGGCCCGCGACCAGGCAATCCACATTGCCCGGCAGTTCCCGCACGCTGCTCCTCGACGCAAGGGCGTGGTGGCCCACCGCACCCAGTTCACCGATGACGAAGTGGAGTTCCACCAGGGCCTGTGGATCACCACGCGGGCGCGCACCTGGCTCGATTGTGCCCGGCTGATGAGCGTGGACGAACTCATTGTGGTTGCCGACCATCTGATCCGCATTCCCCGACCCCAATTCGAGGGGCGGGAACTGGCGTACTCAACTGTCGATGACCTGGCCCGGATGCTTGACCGGCACAAGGGAACGCCTGGCATTCCCAAGGCCCGGGACGCACTCGCACTGGCCCGGGTCGGGGCGGATTCGGCCCCCGAAACCCGGCTGCGCCTCGCCGTCGTCCGGGCCGGGCTGCCCGAGCCGGAGCTGAACATGCCCGTCCGGCTTGGCTATGGTGTCGAGCGCACCCCGGACCAATCCTTTCCTGAGTACCGCGTGGCGGTGGAGTATGACGGCGGCACCCACGCGAGCCCCGACCAGGTGGTCCGCGATGTGGCCCGCGAGGAGGATTTCGCACGATTCGGCTGGGCCCAGGTGCGCATCACCAAGCGGCATATGGAGAACGACGCCCGCGACGCCGTCGCGAAGATCCGCAGCGCCTTGCTCGCGAATGGCTGGCGCCCCTCCCCTCGGCATCTGTGACGCGGAAGGCGGGGTGGTGGCGCGGATCAGTAATCGGGGTTGCTGGGGGTGACCATGCCCGTCTCGTAGGCGTAAACCACCACCTGGACCCGGTCGCGCAGGTGCAGTTTGGTCAGGATCCGGCGCACATGCGTCTTCACGGTGGCCTCGGACAGGAACAACTGGTGGGCGATCTCGGCGTTGGAGAGCCCCTGGGCAATTGACTGCGCCACCTCCAGCTCGCGCGGCGTCAGCTCGTCGAGCAACGGGTCCCGTGGCAGGGCGGGCCGGGCAGGTTGGGAGCGGACAAAGTTCTCCAGCAGCCGTTGCGTGACGCGCGGCGCCACCACGGCGTCGCCGCTGGCCACGAGGTGCACGGCATTGACGAGTTCGGCCGGGGCCACGTCCTTGAGCAGGAAGGCGCTGGCTCCGGCCTGCAGACCGGCAAAGGCATATTCGTCCAGGTCGAAGGTGGTCAGGATGATGACCCGTGCCGCGGTGGCCGAGGCGGTGATCTTGGCGGTGGCCTCGATCCCGTCCATGACGGGCATCCGCACATCCATCAGCACCACGTCGGGTTGCAGGCGTTCGACGGCGGTCAGCGCCTCCACGCCGTTGGAGGCCTCCCCGACCACGGCCAGGTCGGCCTCGCCCTCCAGGATGAGCCGGAAGCCCATGCGCAGCAGGGGCTGGTCGTCCACCAGCAGGACCTTGATGGGTGCGTCGCTCACTTTATGCTCCGTTGCGTATTTATCGTCGTCGTTGCTCATTCGGGTCCCGCCGCGGGGTGCAGCACCACGTCCACGCTCCAGCCGCCCTGGGCGACCGGTCCGGCCTCGAGGGTCCCGGCATAGATTCCCGCGCGTTCGCGCATGCCCACGATGCCCTGTCCCGTGCCCTTGGAGGGGTCCACGGAGCCGTGGC
Proteins encoded in this window:
- a CDS encoding intradiol ring-cleavage dioxygenase translates to MTNSPHPDHDRGLEFDLATLLSRRRALGLVFGAGAVAGLAACAPSGGGTSATASATAQVTRALTECTANTPDTPEETGGPYPADGSNGPDVLTASGVVRSDITASFGGSATKAPGVPLKVTLTVMDNANGCKPLAGAAVYLWHATRDGKYSLYDQGLENENFLRGVQETDANGQLEFTTIFPGAYNGRWPHIHFEVFESMSNATKAGQILRTSQIAMTEASCNAVYATAGYESSKQNFPNTTLASDMVFGDDGGIHQLASTSGSPADGYRAALNVVI
- a CDS encoding proline dehydrogenase family protein, encoding MTPVTEREHAADTLRAWALDEDLKRHVMSTPELAAAASKVARRYSAGETVGEAIAVAGAAVARGHQASIEYAGESIRTAGLARSEAGVFLDLAAAIGAAGLPSTISFDLSHLGLLVDPELAIEHVRMLAAATEPRGTQLMISAEGSDRTDAVLDAYDRLAAETPRVGITLQARLHRTPADLERVLRHPGTIRLVKGAFLEPESVAHARGSAELAAAYRRLAARVVGAGHALNLATHDDELVDTLIAELGDALKSPTVEFEMLLGLGTDLLDALQRDGYRTREYVIFGGEWWLYVLNRIAEQPERIVTALADLNRH
- a CDS encoding DUF1345 domain-containing protein; translated protein: MESTLSRRARHRRFRLLGMVVGGVAAAVLTGLLGAWIYAPAVGWGVAALVYNVWVWFTIAPMDNVRTAAHAQAEDPGRRTSDLLILLAALGSLGAVVLVMVGSSHVAGTGRFLLALLALGCTAMSWLLVHTLFTLRYAELFYAREEPDGIGFNQAALPQYTDVAYMAFSVGMTYQVSDTNITTREMRSAVLRHSLLAFVFGTGILATTINLVVSLAQ
- a CDS encoding M18 family aminopeptidase; this encodes MTSVEHILDLRDFIAASPSSFHAAHEAGRRLSDAGFTQLAESAQWPAHGKHFVIRDGAIIAWVTPENATVTTGFNILGAHTDSPSFKLKPKPTTGRFGWLQAGVEVYGGPLLNSWLDRELQFAGRLVDLDGTESLVATGPLLRFPQLAIHLDRAANDGLKLDKQQHMNPIWGQGNPVEEDLLGLLAERAGVDAATIGGFDIVVADTQPGQVFGARNEFFAAGRMDNLTSVHAGLAALINASTAQDSPVIAVLAAFDHEEIGSGSRSGACGPILEDILTRVSDGLGASVSERRRAFANSFCVSADAGHAVHPNYSERHDPANLPVLGGGPLLKINANQRYATDATGAAIWARLCTAAGAPYQEFVSNNDVPCGSTIGPLTATRLGIRTVDVGTPLLSMHSARELCGVDDPFHLSRITETFFRTSV
- a CDS encoding response regulator transcription factor — encoded protein: MSNDDDKYATEHKVSDAPIKVLLVDDQPLLRMGFRLILEGEADLAVVGEASNGVEALTAVERLQPDVVLMDVRMPVMDGIEATAKITASATAARVIILTTFDLDEYAFAGLQAGASAFLLKDVAPAELVNAVHLVASGDAVVAPRVTQRLLENFVRSQPARPALPRDPLLDELTPRELEVAQSIAQGLSNAEIAHQLFLSEATVKTHVRRILTKLHLRDRVQVVVYAYETGMVTPSNPDY